From one uncultured Paludibacter sp. genomic stretch:
- the argD gene encoding Acetylornithine aminotransferase, whose amino-acid sequence MNLFDVYPLFDIEITKGVGCYTYDKNGTEYLDLYGGHAVISIGHSHPYYVQKLTSQLEKLVFYSNSVQNSLQKELADKLGKLSGYEDYSLFLINSGAEANENALKLASFHTGRKKVVAFGKAFHGRTSAAVKVTDNPKIVAPINNNFDVEFLPLNDIEKVKESLKNNDVCAVIIEGIQGVGGIQIPDDDFLVKLREECTKTGTVLILDEIQSGYGRSGKFFAHQYSGIKPDIITTAKGMGNGFPIGGVLISPIFKAVHGMLGTTFGGNHLACTAAIAVLDVMKSEKLIENAAKTGQYIMDKLKIYPQIKEIRGKGLMIGIEMEDPAGELRKKLLFEQKIFTGASGTNVIRLLPPLNLSKEDADLFLTRFENALNSEN is encoded by the coding sequence ATGAATTTATTTGATGTTTATCCTTTGTTCGATATCGAAATAACAAAAGGCGTTGGCTGCTACACTTACGATAAAAACGGCACTGAATATTTAGATTTGTATGGCGGACACGCTGTAATTTCCATCGGTCATTCACATCCGTATTATGTGCAGAAACTTACTTCGCAACTCGAAAAATTGGTTTTTTATTCCAATTCGGTGCAAAATTCATTGCAAAAAGAATTAGCCGATAAACTCGGAAAACTATCAGGTTACGAAGATTATTCGTTATTTCTGATAAACTCAGGAGCTGAAGCCAATGAAAACGCATTGAAATTGGCGTCGTTTCATACGGGAAGAAAAAAAGTGGTAGCATTCGGAAAAGCTTTTCACGGACGCACTTCTGCAGCGGTAAAAGTTACGGATAATCCGAAAATTGTCGCTCCGATTAATAATAATTTCGATGTGGAATTTCTCCCATTGAACGATATTGAAAAAGTAAAAGAATCCTTGAAAAACAACGACGTTTGCGCCGTAATTATAGAAGGAATTCAAGGCGTAGGCGGAATTCAAATTCCTGACGATGATTTTTTGGTGAAATTAAGGGAAGAATGCACAAAAACAGGAACAGTTTTGATTTTAGATGAAATTCAATCGGGTTATGGAAGAAGCGGAAAATTTTTCGCGCATCAGTATTCCGGTATTAAACCCGATATTATTACCACCGCCAAAGGAATGGGAAACGGATTCCCCATTGGAGGAGTATTAATCAGCCCGATATTTAAAGCGGTTCACGGAATGTTGGGAACTACTTTTGGCGGAAATCATTTGGCTTGCACGGCTGCAATTGCGGTGTTGGATGTAATGAAAAGCGAAAAATTAATTGAAAACGCTGCCAAGACAGGTCAATACATTATGGATAAATTAAAAATATATCCACAAATAAAAGAAATTCGCGGAAAAGGGTTGATGATTGGCATTGAGATGGAAGATCCTGCAGGAGAATTACGCAAAAAGTTGCTTTTTGAACAAAAAATATTTACCGGAGCAAGCGGAACAAATGTTATAAGATTGCTTCCTCCGTTAAACCTCTCGAAAGAAGATGCCGATTTGTTTTTAACCCGATTTGAAAACGCTTTAAATTCTGAAAATTGA
- the htpG gene encoding Chaperone protein HtpG has protein sequence MSKGNIGVTSDNIFPVIKKFLYSDHEIFLRELVSNAVDATQKLKTLSSVGEYKGELGDLTIRISIDKKKNTLTVSDKGIGMTAEEIEKYINQIAFSGAEEFLEKYKNDAQAIIGHFGLGFYSAFMVAKKVEIYTLSYKENAVAQHWSCKGDPEYTLEETIKSERGTDIVLHIDDENKDFLEESKIEELLTKYCKFLPVEIAFGKEKEWKDGKQVETDKDHIINNTTPAWTRKPADLTDEDYDKFYHELYPMTMEEPLFHIHLNVDYPFNLTGILYFPKIKNNIDIQRNKIQLYSNQVYVTDHVENIVPEYLTLLHGVIDSPDIPLNVSRSYLQSDANVKKISAHITKKVADRLNDIFKADRAQFEQKWDDLKLFIQYGMLSDEKFYERAEKFALLKNVDGKYFTLEEYKTLTESNQKDKDGNVIYLYTTNKDEQYSYIQHAKDKGYDVLLMDGQLDVHVISQQEQKNEKNRYVRVDSDVIDKLIQKDETQNVNLTDEQRNALVSVFESQIPKMDKTNFIVTFEQLSAQVNPVFITQNEFMRRMKDMSALQGGGGMMSFYGEMPDSYNLVVNTAHPLIENLLKNEEEATEVELTPLNAQLNELNSNIEQLKEKHKDKKEEEIPTEEKENLEHFEKKVEELKNEKKDVYKKYASENKQVRQLIDLALLANNMLKGEALANFVKRSVELL, from the coding sequence ATGTCAAAAGGAAACATTGGGGTTACAAGCGATAATATTTTCCCCGTTATTAAGAAATTCTTGTACAGCGATCACGAAATTTTCTTGCGTGAATTGGTTTCAAATGCGGTGGATGCCACACAAAAACTGAAAACACTTTCATCGGTTGGAGAATACAAAGGTGAGTTGGGAGATTTAACCATCCGCATAAGCATTGACAAAAAGAAAAACACGCTCACCGTAAGCGATAAAGGGATTGGAATGACTGCCGAAGAAATTGAAAAATACATCAACCAAATTGCATTTTCGGGAGCGGAAGAATTTCTTGAAAAATACAAAAACGATGCTCAAGCCATTATCGGACATTTCGGATTGGGTTTCTATTCGGCATTTATGGTTGCAAAGAAGGTAGAAATTTACACTTTATCGTACAAAGAAAATGCTGTAGCTCAACATTGGTCATGCAAAGGCGATCCTGAATATACGCTGGAAGAAACAATTAAATCAGAACGCGGAACCGATATTGTACTTCACATTGATGATGAAAACAAAGATTTCTTGGAAGAAAGTAAAATTGAGGAATTACTGACAAAGTATTGCAAATTTTTACCTGTGGAAATTGCTTTTGGAAAAGAAAAGGAATGGAAAGACGGAAAACAAGTGGAAACCGATAAAGACCACATCATTAACAACACCACTCCGGCTTGGACACGCAAGCCTGCCGATTTGACAGACGAAGATTACGATAAATTCTACCATGAACTTTATCCGATGACAATGGAAGAACCACTCTTTCATATTCATTTGAACGTGGATTATCCTTTTAATTTAACAGGAATTTTGTATTTTCCGAAAATCAAAAACAACATTGATATTCAACGCAATAAAATTCAACTTTACTCCAATCAGGTATACGTTACAGACCACGTAGAAAATATCGTACCCGAATATCTCACCTTGCTTCACGGAGTAATTGACTCGCCCGATATTCCTTTGAATGTATCGAGAAGTTATTTGCAGAGCGATGCGAATGTAAAGAAAATTTCGGCTCACATTACTAAAAAAGTTGCAGACCGTTTGAACGATATTTTCAAAGCAGACCGTGCACAGTTTGAACAAAAATGGGACGACTTGAAACTTTTCATCCAATATGGGATGTTGAGTGACGAAAAATTCTACGAACGCGCCGAAAAATTTGCCTTGTTGAAAAATGTGGATGGAAAATATTTTACGCTCGAAGAATACAAAACATTAACTGAAAGCAACCAAAAAGATAAAGACGGAAACGTGATTTACCTTTACACTACCAATAAAGATGAACAATACAGTTACATTCAGCACGCCAAAGATAAAGGATACGATGTTCTGTTGATGGACGGACAATTAGACGTTCACGTTATAAGCCAGCAGGAACAGAAAAACGAAAAAAATCGTTACGTGCGCGTTGACAGTGATGTGATTGACAAGTTGATTCAAAAAGATGAGACGCAAAACGTAAACTTGACTGACGAACAACGCAATGCGCTTGTTTCTGTATTTGAAAGTCAAATTCCCAAAATGGATAAAACCAATTTTATTGTTACGTTTGAACAACTTTCGGCACAAGTAAATCCGGTTTTCATTACTCAAAATGAATTTATGCGCCGTATGAAAGATATGTCAGCGCTCCAAGGCGGAGGCGGAATGATGAGTTTTTACGGAGAAATGCCCGACAGTTATAATTTAGTGGTAAATACAGCTCATCCTCTGATTGAAAACCTGTTGAAAAACGAAGAAGAAGCGACTGAAGTTGAATTAACTCCATTAAATGCGCAATTAAACGAGTTAAATTCCAACATCGAGCAATTAAAAGAAAAGCATAAAGATAAAAAAGAGGAAGAAATTCCAACGGAAGAAAAAGAAAACTTGGAACATTTTGAGAAAAAAGTCGAAGAATTGAAAAACGAAAAGAAAGATGTTTACAAAAAATATGCTTCGGAAAACAAACAGGTTCGCCAGTTGATTGATTTGGCGTTGCTTGCAAATAATATGTTGAAAGGAGAAGCATTGGCAAATTTTGTAAAGAGAAGCGTAGAACTACTCTGA
- a CDS encoding conserved hypothetical protein (Evidence 4 : Unknown function but conserved in other organisms) encodes MARKITNRKGRKACAIVVDGETEAWYXQKLKEFENLNIAIEPELPQNKSIDTQYKTVIEKFEKGYDKIFWLIDFDTILKEEREKKIETESILQKFKLYFESFQKGEYKEKVEVLINTPCLEFWFLLHFKDTGKFYSDCKEVIRDLKKHKELKEYEKTEKYYKQSNNIYKRLKPFLNTAKENASKLIEFDFDNPLTAQANIFKIVEYLSTKK; translated from the coding sequence ATGGCAAGGAAAATAACTAATCGAAAAGGGAGAAAAGCTTGCGCTATTGTTGTTGATGGAGAAACAGAAGCGTGGTATNTTCAGAAATTGAAGGAATTTGAAAATCTGAACATTGCAATAGAACCGGAATTACCACAAAATAAGTCTATTGACACTCAATATAAAACAGTTATTGAGAAGTTTGAAAAAGGATATGACAAAATATTTTGGCTTATTGATTTCGATACAATATTGAAAGAAGAAAGAGAAAAAAAAATTGAAACAGAATCCATTTTACAAAAATTTAAATTATATTTTGAATCATTTCAAAAAGGCGAATACAAAGAAAAAGTAGAAGTTTTAATTAATACCCCTTGCCTAGAATTTTGGTTTTTATTGCATTTTAAAGATACCGGGAAATTTTATTCAGATTGTAAAGAGGTAATCCGTGATTTGAAAAAACACAAAGAACTGAAAGAATACGAAAAAACAGAAAAATATTATAAACAATCAAACAATATATACAAAAGATTAAAACCTTTTCTGAATACTGCCAAAGAAAACGCAAGCAAATTAATTGAATTTGATTTCGACAATCCCCTAACCGCTCAAGCTAATATATTCAAAATTGTTGAATATTTATCAACAAAAAAGTAA
- a CDS encoding ATP-binding protein, producing MIINFSVQNFGPIKTKQTLSFEATNNQELEEYYIIEPIKGIRLLKLALIYGANASGKSTLLQALDFLRDIIIKPLSKKTDLLEYEPFLFDSKSVQENTGFNIDFISNSNKRYSYEVELNKKAIIKEVLRSYNPNKAIVYERETDIQNQVTKIKIGSKIKLKMGAIPALETSTLWNNTVLGGFLKTNIEFNELRDVADWFRANLKPVINPMSNLYVYVSERIEKNIIVKENIIQFLQKADFMIEDWIVNSEEKDIDDKMIELLSKTTDISDDKLEKIKANKKIIGKSISFMHNINNDSYSLSYELESAGTRRYYQLSGILDLLIRRSNIFSIDEIDSSLHPDLFEHFIKTFLANSKKSQLIATTHYREFLMNRDLFRNDAIWLTEKQADGGTDLYSLADFDSTVIRNTSSVYNAYKIGKLGAKPNLGDYYINLNDDGKENN from the coding sequence ATGATAATTAATTTTTCGGTTCAAAATTTTGGACCAATCAAAACCAAACAAACCCTTTCTTTTGAGGCAACAAACAACCAAGAGTTGGAGGAATATTATATAATTGAGCCAATTAAAGGTATACGCCTTTTAAAATTAGCGCTTATTTATGGAGCAAACGCATCTGGAAAATCTACATTATTACAAGCATTAGATTTTTTAAGAGATATTATAATTAAACCATTATCCAAAAAGACAGATTTATTGGAATACGAACCATTTCTTTTTGATTCAAAGAGTGTCCAAGAAAACACAGGATTTAATATTGATTTTATTTCAAATAGTAATAAAAGATATTCATATGAGGTTGAATTAAATAAAAAAGCGATCATTAAAGAAGTTCTTCGTTCCTATAATCCAAATAAAGCAATAGTATATGAAAGAGAAACTGACATCCAAAATCAGGTTACTAAAATTAAGATTGGCAGTAAAATAAAACTAAAAATGGGAGCAATTCCCGCATTAGAAACGTCAACACTGTGGAATAATACAGTATTAGGTGGATTTCTAAAAACCAACATTGAATTTAATGAACTAAGAGACGTGGCTGATTGGTTTAGAGCAAATCTTAAACCTGTAATTAATCCTATGTCAAATCTATACGTATATGTATCGGAAAGAATTGAAAAGAATATTATAGTAAAGGAAAATATTATTCAATTTCTTCAAAAAGCAGATTTTATGATTGAAGATTGGATTGTTAATTCTGAAGAAAAAGATATTGATGACAAAATGATAGAATTATTATCAAAGACGACTGATATTTCAGATGATAAACTCGAAAAAATAAAAGCAAACAAAAAAATTATAGGAAAATCTATATCCTTTATGCATAACATAAATAACGACTCATATAGTTTATCTTATGAATTAGAATCTGCCGGAACAAGGCGCTATTATCAATTAAGTGGAATTTTAGATTTATTAATAAGAAGATCTAATATTTTTTCAATCGATGAAATAGATTCTTCTCTACATCCTGATTTATTTGAACATTTTATAAAAACATTTCTTGCCAATTCAAAAAAATCCCAATTAATTGCAACAACTCATTATAGAGAATTTTTAATGAATAGAGATCTGTTTAGGAATGATGCTATCTGGCTCACGGAAAAACAAGCAGACGGAGGAACAGATTTATATTCACTTGCTGATTTCGATTCTACTGTTATTCGGAATACAAGTTCTGTTTACAATGCTTATAAAATTGGTAAATTAGGAGCTAAACCAAATTTAGGGGATTATTATATTAACTTGAATGACGATGGCAAGGAAAATAACTAA
- the ahcY gene encoding Adenosylhomocysteinase — MNLPLFTAEKYKVADMNLADFGRKEIELAEKEMPGLIALREKYGKEKPLQGARIMGSLHMTIQTAVLIETLKELGAEVRWCSCNIYSTQDHAAAAIAAAGIPVFAWKGETLEEYWWCTLQALTFDEHKGPTVIVDDGGDATMMIHVGAAAEKDANVLNKKAGGEDEQQLYNILKNVLQEDNGIWTKMVPEIRGVSEETTTGVHRLYQMLEEGGLLFPAFNVNDSVTKSKFDNLYGCRESLADGIKRATDVMLAGKVVVVCGYGDVGKGCAKSMRAYGARVMVTEIDPICALQAAMEGFEVCTVEDALSEGNVYVTTTGNKDIIRIEHIEKMKDGAIVCNIGHFDNEIQVDKLKNFSGIQRVNIKPQVDKYIFPDGHSILLLADGRLVNLGCATGHPSFVMSNSFTNQTLAQIELYTKKYEIGVYRLPKHLDEEVARLHLEQLGVKLTKLTPEQAAYIGVDVNGPFKPEHYRY, encoded by the coding sequence ATGAATTTACCGCTATTTACAGCTGAAAAATACAAAGTTGCCGATATGAATTTGGCTGACTTTGGACGAAAAGAAATAGAACTTGCCGAAAAAGAAATGCCGGGTTTAATAGCGCTTCGTGAAAAATACGGAAAAGAAAAACCATTGCAGGGAGCACGCATTATGGGTTCGTTGCACATGACGATTCAAACTGCCGTGTTGATTGAAACATTGAAAGAACTTGGAGCGGAAGTGCGCTGGTGTAGCTGCAATATTTATTCCACACAAGACCACGCCGCTGCTGCCATTGCTGCTGCAGGCATTCCGGTTTTTGCTTGGAAAGGCGAAACGTTAGAAGAATATTGGTGGTGTACGCTTCAGGCATTGACTTTTGACGAGCATAAAGGACCTACCGTAATTGTTGATGACGGTGGCGATGCTACAATGATGATACACGTTGGTGCAGCCGCTGAAAAAGATGCGAATGTATTGAATAAAAAAGCCGGTGGTGAAGACGAACAACAACTATACAATATTTTGAAAAACGTTTTGCAAGAGGACAACGGTATTTGGACAAAAATGGTTCCTGAAATTCGCGGAGTTTCGGAAGAAACTACAACCGGAGTTCATCGATTATATCAAATGCTGGAAGAAGGAGGGTTACTTTTCCCCGCGTTTAACGTGAATGATTCGGTAACAAAATCGAAATTCGATAATTTGTACGGATGTAGAGAATCGTTGGCAGACGGAATAAAACGAGCTACCGATGTGATGTTGGCAGGAAAAGTGGTGGTGGTTTGTGGCTACGGCGATGTTGGAAAAGGTTGCGCCAAGTCAATGCGTGCATACGGTGCGCGTGTAATGGTAACCGAAATCGACCCGATTTGCGCTTTGCAAGCTGCAATGGAAGGTTTTGAAGTTTGTACCGTAGAAGATGCTTTATCTGAAGGAAATGTATATGTAACTACAACAGGAAATAAAGACATTATTCGTATTGAACATATTGAAAAAATGAAAGACGGAGCAATTGTATGCAATATCGGACATTTTGATAACGAAATTCAAGTAGATAAACTGAAAAATTTTAGCGGAATTCAACGTGTAAATATCAAACCACAAGTGGATAAATATATTTTCCCGGACGGACACAGTATTTTACTTCTTGCTGACGGACGTTTGGTAAATTTGGGTTGCGCCACAGGGCATCCTTCGTTTGTAATGAGTAATTCATTTACCAATCAAACATTGGCGCAAATTGAACTTTACACCAAAAAATATGAAATCGGAGTATATCGACTTCCAAAACATTTGGATGAAGAAGTTGCACGGCTTCATTTGGAACAGCTCGGTGTAAAACTTACAAAACTCACTCCAGAGCAAGCGGCTTATATTGGTGTAGATGTAAACGGTCCTTTTAAACCGGAACATTACAGATATTAA
- a CDS encoding Aminodeoxychorismate lyase: MNKFWKHILLIFAAVVFLLAAYILFLFFIPNFHQKGKEKQYLFLREGAVYNDVVSQLKKKSTVFSMFSFNQVSNILNYTNNVKSGRYLIPNGASNFTLIRTLRSGRQTPVQLTFNNIRTKEQLAGRLSKQLMPDSVQFLKLLNDTAFLSKYNLNPYTSISIFLPNTYQIFWNTSVENIFERMYKEYNKFWTPERNQKASEIPLTQSEVITLASIVDAESNTSFEKPIIAGLYINRLRKSMPLQADPTIIFAAGDFSIKRVTGTYTSIKSPYNTYKNRGLPPGPIRIPDLKTIDAVLNYDKNDYVYMCAKETLNGEHNFSSNWAEHQQNAKKYQQALNERGIH; this comes from the coding sequence ATGAATAAATTTTGGAAACATATTTTACTGATTTTCGCTGCTGTTGTTTTTTTACTAGCCGCTTATATCCTTTTCTTGTTTTTTATTCCAAATTTTCATCAAAAAGGGAAAGAAAAGCAATATCTTTTTTTACGCGAAGGAGCTGTTTATAACGATGTTGTAAGCCAACTCAAAAAAAAATCTACTGTTTTTAGTATGTTTAGCTTCAATCAAGTTTCAAATATTCTAAACTATACGAATAATGTAAAATCCGGCCGGTATTTGATTCCAAATGGGGCAAGTAATTTTACATTGATAAGAACATTACGCAGCGGACGTCAAACTCCGGTACAGCTCACATTTAATAACATCCGGACAAAAGAACAATTAGCAGGACGATTGTCGAAACAATTAATGCCTGATTCCGTTCAATTTCTCAAATTATTAAACGATACGGCTTTTTTGTCAAAATATAATTTAAACCCATACACGTCTATTTCTATTTTTTTACCAAATACATATCAAATTTTTTGGAATACAAGCGTTGAAAATATTTTTGAACGGATGTATAAGGAATACAATAAATTCTGGACTCCTGAGCGAAATCAAAAAGCGTCTGAAATTCCTTTAACACAAAGTGAAGTAATAACATTGGCTTCGATTGTAGATGCCGAATCAAATACATCATTTGAAAAACCAATTATTGCGGGACTTTATATAAACAGATTAAGAAAAAGTATGCCGCTTCAAGCCGATCCTACTATTATTTTTGCAGCGGGAGACTTTTCGATAAAACGTGTAACTGGCACGTATACGAGTATAAAATCTCCATACAACACGTATAAAAACAGAGGATTACCTCCGGGACCCATTCGTATTCCGGATTTGAAGACTATTGACGCCGTGCTTAATTATGATAAAAACGATTATGTTTATATGTGCGCCAAAGAAACTTTAAATGGAGAACATAATTTTTCTTCCAACTGGGCTGAACATCAACAAAACGCGAAAAAATACCAGCAAGCGTTGAATGAAAGGGGAATACATTAG
- a CDS encoding conserved membrane hypothetical protein (Evidence 4 : Unknown function but conserved in other organisms) → MKSFSFQKILNIKSNGNNTELKIYPFYIQATFILLGLILLFYILSVLGDILIPLCFSLLLAILLNPLVNWLVSKKINNVIAIILALLLAFMVIVGVTFFVSLQIAKFTEMLPELKDKFNLLIDDVQQWILYHIGYPITKQNELIQKIMNNSEGMIGSTLLNVINIGSAVLLIPIYVFLILYYKKLLLNFIYESFDDENSETVEIVLAKTKGAVQSYVSGLLWETFIVAILNSIALYILGVPYAIMLGSIGALLNLVPYIGGVIAIALPILMSIVTQEGYTTPLLIIIAYSIIQLIDNNILVPRIVASKVSVNALVSIVIVLLGNALWGVSGMFLSIPFIGILKIIFDNIDRLNPWGKLLGTKMPTKNDPISIKTHVIVEEKEITIEDKEE, encoded by the coding sequence ATGAAATCATTTTCTTTCCAAAAAATTCTAAACATAAAATCGAACGGAAATAATACCGAACTAAAAATATATCCTTTTTATATTCAGGCAACTTTTATTTTGCTTGGATTAATATTGCTTTTTTATATATTGAGTGTTCTTGGCGACATTCTCATACCGCTCTGTTTTTCTCTTCTGTTGGCAATACTTTTAAATCCACTTGTTAATTGGTTGGTAAGCAAAAAAATCAATAATGTAATTGCAATCATATTGGCATTGTTACTGGCTTTTATGGTTATAGTCGGCGTTACTTTTTTTGTGAGTTTACAAATTGCTAAATTCACTGAAATGTTACCGGAGTTAAAAGATAAATTTAATTTATTGATTGATGATGTGCAACAATGGATTTTATATCATATTGGGTATCCTATTACAAAACAAAATGAATTAATCCAAAAAATAATGAACAACAGCGAAGGGATGATAGGTTCCACTTTGCTTAATGTTATAAATATAGGAAGTGCTGTTTTACTTATTCCTATTTATGTTTTTTTGATATTATACTATAAAAAACTTTTACTGAATTTTATTTATGAATCTTTTGACGATGAAAATAGCGAAACCGTAGAAATTGTACTTGCAAAAACCAAAGGCGCCGTACAAAGTTATGTATCCGGTTTGTTATGGGAAACATTTATTGTAGCCATATTGAATTCAATAGCATTATACATTTTAGGTGTGCCGTATGCTATTATGCTTGGGTCAATTGGAGCATTGCTCAACTTGGTACCTTATATTGGAGGCGTTATAGCTATAGCATTGCCCATATTAATGTCTATTGTAACTCAAGAAGGATATACTACACCGTTACTTATTATTATAGCATATTCAATTATTCAATTGATTGATAATAATATACTTGTGCCCCGTATTGTAGCTTCAAAAGTGTCGGTAAATGCTTTGGTTTCTATTGTAATTGTGTTATTGGGAAACGCTCTTTGGGGTGTAAGCGGTATGTTTTTAAGCATTCCTTTCATTGGTATTCTTAAAATTATTTTTGATAATATTGATAGATTAAATCCTTGGGGGAAATTATTGGGCACGAAAATGCCGACAAAAAACGATCCGATTTCTATTAAGACTCACGTAATAGTAGAAGAAAAAGAAATAACCATAGAAGATAAAGAGGAGTAG
- a CDS encoding Stress responsive alpha-beta barrel domain-containing protein codes for MIKHIVFFQLAEQAEGKNKSENAQIIKDGLENLINLIPQLKKIEVGINHPKTPSSNYDVSLYSEFDSLEDLNIYQEHPEHKKIGSYIVKVKTDRVCVDYEV; via the coding sequence ATGATAAAACATATTGTATTTTTTCAGTTAGCAGAACAAGCAGAAGGTAAAAATAAAAGTGAAAACGCGCAAATTATTAAGGATGGGTTGGAAAATTTGATAAATCTTATTCCACAATTGAAAAAAATTGAGGTAGGTATAAATCATCCAAAAACGCCATCGTCAAATTATGATGTTTCTCTTTATTCAGAGTTCGATTCGCTTGAAGATTTAAACATCTATCAAGAACATCCGGAACACAAAAAAATAGGCAGTTATATTGTAAAAGTGAAAACAGACAGAGTATGTGTGGATTATGAAGTATAG
- the nadB gene encoding L-aspartate oxidase — protein MLKIIVIYWFNTFTDMVKKYDFVVVGGGIAGISFALKAAKFGKVALLCKTTLEESNTSFAQGGIATVMYPPDNFEKHIEDTLIAGDGHCNLAAVEQVVKNARPQINQLLAWGMDFDKEENSDKFDLHKEGGHSEFRILHHKDNTGFVIQETLNKQIRNHPEIDLYEHYFAIEILTQHHLGEIVTHHTPNIECYGVYALNQKSNHIHTFLAKVTVLATGGIGSAYFASTNPSIATGDGVAMVHRARGVIKDMEFVQFHPTGFYHPGDKPVFLITEAIRGYGAVLRTQDGKEFMQKYDERGSLAPRDIVARAIDNEMKIRGEDFEYLDVTHKDQEETKEGYPMIYKKCLEYGIDITKDYIPICPTQHYICGGIAVDLNGHSSINRLYALGECSCTGLHGANRLASNSLIEAIVYADTAINHVIPRLDDLKFNEMIPAWNDEGTSLTEEMVLITQSFKEVEQIMSNYVGIVRSNLRLKRAMSRLEILYRETENLFTRSTVSREICELRNVISVSYLIIKQALARKESRGLHYTIDYPQKMEEENSK, from the coding sequence AAATAATTGTTATTTACTGGTTTAACACTTTTACCGATATGGTTAAAAAATATGATTTTGTGGTAGTTGGCGGTGGAATTGCCGGCATTAGTTTCGCTTTAAAAGCCGCTAAATTTGGGAAAGTTGCATTGCTCTGCAAAACCACTCTCGAAGAAAGCAATACATCTTTTGCACAAGGTGGAATTGCAACTGTGATGTATCCGCCTGATAATTTTGAAAAACACATTGAAGATACACTTATTGCCGGTGATGGACACTGTAATTTGGCCGCTGTGGAACAAGTGGTAAAAAATGCTCGTCCACAAATTAATCAGTTGTTAGCGTGGGGGATGGATTTTGACAAAGAAGAGAACAGTGATAAATTCGATTTGCACAAAGAGGGCGGACATTCTGAATTTAGGATTCTGCACCACAAAGACAATACCGGTTTTGTTATACAAGAAACACTTAATAAACAAATACGCAACCATCCCGAAATTGATTTATACGAGCACTACTTTGCTATAGAAATACTTACTCAACACCACTTGGGTGAAATTGTTACACATCACACGCCCAATATAGAATGTTACGGAGTATATGCTTTGAATCAAAAGAGCAATCATATTCATACTTTTTTAGCTAAAGTTACCGTACTTGCCACAGGCGGCATCGGGAGCGCTTATTTTGCGTCCACCAATCCTTCTATTGCCACCGGAGATGGTGTTGCAATGGTGCATCGTGCGCGTGGCGTAATTAAAGATATGGAATTTGTGCAGTTTCATCCCACCGGATTTTATCATCCGGGTGATAAACCCGTTTTCCTTATTACAGAAGCTATCAGAGGTTATGGCGCTGTTCTTCGAACTCAGGATGGAAAAGAGTTTATGCAGAAATACGATGAACGCGGTTCGCTTGCACCTCGCGACATTGTTGCTCGCGCTATTGACAATGAAATGAAAATTCGCGGAGAAGATTTTGAATATTTAGACGTTACCCATAAAGATCAGGAAGAAACAAAGGAAGGTTATCCGATGATTTATAAAAAATGTCTCGAATACGGTATTGACATTACAAAAGATTATATCCCGATTTGTCCTACACAGCATTACATCTGCGGAGGAATTGCCGTAGATTTAAATGGACATTCTTCTATCAATCGATTGTATGCACTGGGTGAATGTTCTTGTACAGGACTCCACGGTGCGAACCGATTGGCTTCTAATTCTCTGATTGAAGCTATAGTTTATGCTGACACTGCCATAAATCACGTTATTCCCCGTTTGGATGATTTAAAATTTAATGAAATGATTCCTGCATGGAACGACGAGGGAACATCATTAACGGAAGAAATGGTTCTTATAACCCAAAGTTTCAAGGAAGTGGAACAAATTATGAGTAATTATGTAGGAATTGTCCGCTCCAATTTACGTTTAAAACGTGCTATGAGCCGTTTGGAAATTCTTTATAGAGAAACGGAAAATTTATTTACACGTTCTACCGTTTCGCGAGAAATATGTGAACTTCGTAACGTAATTAGTGTCTCTTATTTAATTATTAAACAAGCGCTTGCACGTAAAGAAAGTCGTGGATTGCATTACACCATTGATTATCCACAAAAAATGGAAGAGGAAAATTCGAAATAA